One genomic window of Campylobacter curvus includes the following:
- the polA gene encoding DNA polymerase I yields MKTLTIIDTFGFFFRLYYAMPNLKNRDGRPSGMISGFANFILNLKNEFPSDYIIFALEGKGETLRHKIAGDYKANRSEAPAALKEQLPVCIEMIEKMGLCAISREGYEADDIIATAVRLAKSQDVFVRVVTHDKDLYQLIEDGKVSIYSPLSKIDHDTASCVEKYGVRPEQIRDFLAIAGDSSDNIPGVKGIGAVGAKKLLAEFGSLEAIYENLALVRNERTREMLAAGRESAFLSKRLTTLFDDAPDMVDFAHAPFPQQNPLLKVADMLREFDLSRVLKSLQNSDENAEFKLGFNANLLTDESAIESLLANITEETIVAFDTETTDIDTQSARLVGFSFCFNDEDAYYVPVAHSYLGAPKQVGTDFATWAVGQIYKGCVVGQNLKYDFKVVKRNLGLEPPVNFKDTMVLAWLADPSQAVGMDALAKRLYNYDTIKFEDVVRRGETFASVPLENAAKYAAEDAWITLKFYKSFLNLLDPALIELANAHEFPFILTLFDMENEGIAINKKKMQNLILQNDAKIKILTSEIYELTGENFNINSVKQLGAVLFEHLKLPVKKKTKTGYSTDEAVLAELIDAHPVISKLLEYRELYKLQSTYCEPLLNLANKDENSRIYTNFIQTGTSTGRLASKNPNLQNIPARGTLAKDVRETFEAKEGFSFVGLDYSQIELRLLAHFSRDEALLKAFENDEDIHARTAISIFGSADGQNRAVAKSINFGLIYGMGSSKLAGQVNISRAEAKEYIERYFKAFPTIKGFLEGIKTAAKNEGFVRTLLGRKRFFDFTNATPMQTAMYEREAVNTIFQGSAADIIKLAMVKIRPLCSVRAKMLLQIHDELIFEVADEHAAEFGESAQKIMQEIYKLNVPLKTSLNVAKNWGELK; encoded by the coding sequence ATGAAAACACTCACGATAATCGATACTTTTGGCTTCTTTTTCAGGCTTTACTACGCCATGCCAAACCTCAAAAACCGCGACGGGAGGCCAAGCGGGATGATAAGCGGCTTTGCAAATTTTATCTTAAATTTAAAGAACGAATTCCCAAGCGACTACATCATTTTTGCGCTTGAGGGCAAAGGCGAGACGCTGCGTCACAAGATCGCAGGCGATTATAAAGCAAACCGCAGCGAAGCCCCCGCCGCGCTAAAAGAACAGCTTCCCGTTTGTATAGAGATGATCGAGAAAATGGGGCTTTGCGCTATCTCGCGCGAGGGCTACGAGGCTGATGACATCATCGCCACGGCAGTGAGGCTTGCTAAGTCGCAGGATGTGTTCGTGCGCGTCGTTACGCACGATAAGGACCTTTATCAGCTCATCGAGGATGGCAAGGTCAGCATTTATAGCCCGCTTAGCAAGATCGACCACGACACGGCAAGCTGCGTGGAAAAATATGGCGTCCGCCCAGAGCAAATTCGCGATTTTCTCGCGATCGCGGGCGATAGCTCGGACAATATCCCAGGCGTCAAAGGCATCGGCGCGGTCGGGGCAAAAAAGCTGCTCGCCGAGTTTGGCAGCTTAGAGGCGATATATGAAAATTTAGCCCTCGTTAGAAACGAACGCACGCGCGAAATGCTCGCTGCCGGGCGCGAGAGCGCGTTTTTGAGCAAGCGACTCACCACGCTTTTTGACGATGCGCCTGATATGGTGGATTTTGCCCACGCGCCCTTTCCGCAGCAAAATCCTCTTTTAAAAGTCGCTGATATGCTGCGCGAATTTGATCTAAGCCGCGTGCTAAAATCGCTTCAAAACAGCGATGAAAACGCCGAATTTAAGCTAGGTTTCAATGCAAATTTACTCACTGACGAGAGCGCGATCGAAAGCCTGCTAGCAAACATCACCGAGGAGACCATCGTCGCCTTTGACACCGAGACTACGGACATCGACACGCAAAGCGCAAGGCTTGTGGGGTTTAGCTTTTGTTTTAACGACGAGGACGCCTACTACGTGCCGGTCGCTCATAGCTATCTTGGCGCGCCAAAGCAGGTAGGCACGGACTTTGCTACGTGGGCAGTGGGGCAAATTTACAAAGGCTGCGTCGTCGGGCAAAATTTAAAATATGATTTCAAGGTCGTAAAGCGAAATTTAGGGCTCGAACCGCCAGTAAATTTTAAAGATACGATGGTGCTGGCGTGGCTTGCCGACCCGTCGCAGGCTGTGGGTATGGACGCGCTGGCTAAGCGGCTGTATAACTACGATACGATCAAATTTGAAGACGTGGTGAGACGTGGTGAGACCTTTGCGTCCGTGCCGTTAGAAAACGCCGCCAAATACGCCGCTGAGGACGCGTGGATAACACTAAAATTTTACAAAAGCTTTTTAAATTTGCTCGACCCCGCGCTCATCGAGCTTGCAAACGCACACGAGTTTCCTTTTATCCTCACGCTTTTTGATATGGAGAACGAGGGCATCGCGATAAATAAGAAAAAAATGCAAAATTTGATCCTGCAAAACGACGCAAAAATCAAAATTTTAACGAGCGAAATTTATGAGCTTACGGGCGAAAATTTTAATATAAACTCCGTTAAGCAGCTTGGCGCTGTGCTATTTGAGCACTTGAAACTGCCAGTGAAAAAAAAGACCAAAACCGGTTACAGCACCGATGAGGCGGTGCTCGCTGAGCTCATAGACGCACACCCCGTGATCTCAAAGCTACTCGAATACCGCGAGCTTTACAAACTGCAAAGCACATACTGCGAACCGCTGTTAAATTTAGCAAATAAAGATGAAAATAGCAGGATATATACGAATTTTATCCAGACCGGAACGAGCACGGGCAGGCTAGCTAGCAAAAATCCAAATTTGCAAAATATCCCCGCTCGTGGCACGCTAGCAAAAGACGTACGCGAGACCTTTGAGGCGAAGGAGGGATTTAGCTTCGTCGGGCTTGATTACAGCCAGATCGAGCTTAGACTGCTCGCGCATTTTAGTCGCGACGAGGCGCTTTTAAAGGCGTTTGAAAACGACGAGGATATCCACGCGCGCACAGCGATAAGCATATTTGGTAGCGCAGATGGGCAAAACCGCGCCGTAGCAAAGAGCATAAATTTTGGTCTGATTTACGGTATGGGTTCGAGCAAGCTAGCAGGGCAGGTAAATATCTCGCGCGCCGAGGCGAAGGAGTATATAGAGCGCTATTTTAAGGCATTTCCTACGATAAAGGGCTTTTTGGAGGGTATCAAAACGGCGGCGAAAAATGAGGGCTTCGTGCGGACTTTGCTTGGTAGGAAGCGATTTTTTGACTTCACAAACGCAACGCCAATGCAGACTGCGATGTATGAGCGCGAGGCGGTAAATACGATATTTCAAGGCTCGGCGGCCGACATCATAAAGCTAGCGATGGTAAAGATCCGCCCGCTTTGCAGCGTGAGGGCAAAAATGCTGCTGCAAATCCACGACGAGCTGATCTTTGAAGTCGCAGACGAGCATGCGGCGGAGTTTGGCGAGAGCGCGCAAAAGATAATGCAAGAAATTTATAAGCTAAACGTGCCGCTAAAAACGTCGCTAAACGTAGCGAAAAACTGGGGTGAGTTGAAGTAA
- a CDS encoding DUF817 family protein, producing MHPLKFFMLNFLHFGLKELRACVFAGSFFAVLFASRYLNLPIPRYDFLLIAAVVLQILMIVFRLDSVKNVRLYPNLNFNSNLP from the coding sequence ATGCACCCCCTAAAATTTTTCATGCTAAATTTCCTCCACTTTGGCTTAAAAGAGCTCCGAGCTTGCGTATTCGCCGGCTCGTTTTTCGCCGTACTTTTTGCGTCGCGTTACTTAAATTTGCCCATCCCGCGGTATGATTTTTTATTGATCGCCGCTGTGGTGCTGCAAATTTTGATGATCGTTTTCAGGCTTGACTCTGTAAAAAATGTTCGCCTTTACCCTAACCTAAATTTTAACTCAAATTTGCCATAA
- the uvrA gene encoding excinuclease ABC subunit UvrA, with amino-acid sequence MNDFIKITGAREHNLKNINLQIPKNKLVVFTGLSGSGKSTLAFDTLYAEGQRRYIESLSSYARQFLDRVGKPDVDKIEGLTPAIAIDQKTTSKNPRSTVGTITEIYDYLRLLYARVGIQHCHKCGKPISKMSAADIISEISKLPQGAKVVLYAPLVREKKGTWADLIENLRNKGFVRAQIDGVMVRLDEEIELSKTKKHTIKVVIDRLEVSSENSARLAQDVEKALTESYGEVEVEITNAEELNLSEKFIHYSEHMACFDCKISFTPLEPLSFSFNSPKGACESCDGLGIRYSLDLSKVIDEEKSIENGAIKLLYGYNMSYYYKFVLAFCEQNGIDVSKPYYELSEDEKRLVLYGNVKEVEFFWKRHKITRAFEGAVKISHNLLKDYKDFDEYMSEKICSACGGHRLKPQSLAVKVAGRGIGEILDMSIEESTAFFSNRANFEYFSEQDKMIAAPILKEINERLYFLFDVGLGYLSLGRDARTISGGEAQRIRIASQIGSGLSGVMYVLDEPSIGLHERDTLKLIKTLRNLQSKGNSVIVVEHDKETIKEADFVVDIGEGAGKFGGSVIFAGGVKELLSSDTVTAQYLNGTKTIDYRQNRKQEKWLEISNVNINNIKNLSARFPLRNLVGITGVSGSGKSSLVLQTLLPEAQEQLNRAKKVKKVAGVNLSGLENLDKVIYLDQSPIGRTPRSNPATYTGVMDEIRGLFAQTKEAKLRGYKIGRFSFNVKGGRCEKCQGEGEITIEMHFLPDVNVVCDACGGTRYNAQTLEILYKGKSIADVLNMSIDEALEFFKAVPKIYQKLKTLQDVGLGYITLGQNATTLSGGEAQRVKLAKELSRTDTGNTLYILDEPTTGLHFADVDRLVRVLHHLVELGNSVFVIEHNMDVIKNCDYIVDMGPEGGAKGGKIIASGNVKDVAKNFKKTGSYTGEFLAGELVEMKNSKSSSVV; translated from the coding sequence ATGAATGATTTTATAAAAATAACGGGTGCGCGTGAGCACAATCTAAAAAATATAAATTTGCAAATCCCAAAAAACAAGCTCGTGGTTTTCACGGGGCTTAGCGGTAGTGGCAAGAGCACGCTTGCCTTTGACACGCTTTACGCCGAGGGGCAGCGCCGATATATTGAGAGCCTAAGCAGCTACGCGAGGCAGTTTCTCGACCGCGTCGGAAAGCCCGATGTCGATAAGATCGAGGGTCTGACACCCGCAATCGCGATAGATCAAAAAACGACGTCTAAAAACCCGCGCTCTACGGTTGGCACGATAACTGAAATTTACGACTATCTGCGCCTGCTCTACGCGCGCGTAGGTATCCAGCACTGCCACAAATGTGGCAAGCCGATCTCCAAAATGAGCGCGGCCGACATCATCAGCGAAATTTCAAAACTCCCGCAAGGTGCAAAGGTCGTGCTCTACGCCCCGCTCGTGCGAGAGAAAAAGGGCACGTGGGCGGATCTGATAGAAAATTTAAGAAACAAAGGCTTTGTGCGCGCGCAGATCGATGGCGTCATGGTGCGACTTGACGAGGAGATCGAGCTAAGCAAGACCAAAAAGCACACGATCAAAGTCGTCATCGACCGCTTAGAGGTGAGCTCCGAGAACTCCGCCCGCCTCGCCCAAGACGTGGAAAAGGCGCTTACAGAGAGCTACGGCGAGGTCGAAGTGGAGATCACAAACGCCGAAGAGCTAAATTTAAGCGAGAAATTTATACATTACAGCGAGCATATGGCGTGTTTTGACTGTAAAATTTCATTCACGCCGCTTGAACCGCTTAGTTTTAGCTTCAACTCGCCAAAGGGCGCGTGCGAGAGCTGCGATGGGCTAGGCATCAGATATAGCCTCGATCTTAGCAAGGTCATCGACGAGGAAAAAAGCATCGAAAACGGCGCGATAAAGCTGCTGTATGGCTACAATATGAGCTATTATTATAAATTCGTGCTGGCTTTTTGCGAGCAAAACGGCATCGACGTGAGCAAGCCTTATTATGAGCTAAGCGAAGATGAAAAACGGCTCGTGCTTTACGGCAACGTAAAGGAGGTCGAGTTTTTCTGGAAGCGGCACAAGATCACGCGGGCATTCGAGGGCGCGGTCAAAATCTCGCACAATCTGCTAAAAGACTACAAAGACTTTGACGAGTATATGAGCGAGAAAATTTGCTCGGCGTGCGGCGGACATCGTTTGAAGCCTCAGTCGCTCGCCGTCAAGGTCGCGGGGCGCGGGATCGGCGAAATTTTAGATATGAGTATCGAGGAAAGCACGGCGTTTTTCTCAAATAGGGCAAATTTTGAGTATTTTAGCGAGCAGGACAAGATGATCGCCGCACCGATACTAAAAGAGATAAACGAGAGGCTTTATTTTCTCTTTGATGTGGGGCTTGGCTACCTGTCTTTGGGGCGCGACGCACGCACTATTAGCGGCGGCGAAGCGCAACGTATCAGGATCGCAAGCCAGATCGGCAGCGGGCTAAGCGGCGTGATGTATGTGCTCGATGAGCCAAGTATCGGTCTGCACGAGCGCGACACGTTAAAGCTTATCAAGACGCTACGAAACCTGCAAAGCAAGGGCAACTCCGTGATCGTCGTGGAGCATGATAAAGAGACGATAAAGGAGGCTGACTTCGTCGTGGATATAGGCGAGGGAGCGGGTAAATTTGGCGGCAGCGTCATATTTGCAGGTGGCGTAAAGGAGTTGCTCTCTTCTGACACCGTGACGGCGCAGTATCTAAACGGCACGAAAACGATCGACTACCGTCAAAACCGCAAGCAAGAAAAGTGGCTGGAAATCTCAAACGTAAATATCAATAATATTAAAAATTTATCCGCGCGCTTTCCGCTGCGAAATTTAGTCGGCATCACCGGCGTGAGCGGCTCTGGTAAAAGCTCCTTGGTGCTGCAAACTCTGCTACCAGAAGCCCAAGAGCAGCTAAACCGCGCAAAGAAAGTAAAAAAGGTCGCTGGGGTAAATTTAAGCGGACTTGAAAATTTAGACAAAGTGATCTACCTCGATCAAAGCCCGATCGGACGCACTCCGCGCAGTAATCCTGCGACCTATACGGGCGTGATGGACGAGATCCGCGGACTGTTTGCGCAGACCAAGGAAGCCAAACTAAGAGGCTACAAGATCGGTAGATTTAGCTTCAACGTCAAGGGCGGACGCTGCGAAAAGTGCCAAGGAGAGGGCGAGATCACGATCGAGATGCACTTTTTGCCGGACGTAAATGTCGTGTGCGACGCATGCGGCGGCACTCGCTATAACGCGCAGACGCTAGAAATCCTATACAAAGGCAAATCGATCGCCGATGTGCTAAATATGAGCATCGACGAGGCTTTGGAATTTTTTAAAGCCGTGCCTAAAATTTATCAAAAGCTAAAAACGCTGCAAGACGTGGGGCTAGGCTACATCACTCTCGGGCAAAATGCGACCACGCTAAGTGGCGGTGAAGCCCAGCGCGTCAAACTCGCAAAGGAGCTAAGTCGCACGGACACTGGAAATACGCTATATATCCTTGACGAGCCGACCACGGGGCTACATTTTGCCGACGTTGATCGCCTCGTGCGCGTGCTACATCATTTAGTCGAGCTTGGTAACTCGGTCTTTGTCATCGAGCACAATATGGATGTCATCAAAAACTGCGACTACATCGTCGATATGGGCCCCGAAGGCGGCGCAAAGGGCGGCAAAATAATCGCTTCTGGAAATGTGAAGGACGTGGCTAAAAATTTCAAAAAGACGGGGAGCTATACCGGGGAATTTTTGGCGGGGGAACTGGTTGAGATGAAAAATTCAAAAAGTAGTTCAGTTGTATAA
- a CDS encoding NADH-quinone oxidoreductase subunit I gives MSVKITDICISCGSCIDECPVEAIVDDSDNPTGEDTYYVYANKCVECVGYNDEPACASACPTDGCIVWDSVVAGQPSREQIGADQRLGTTAVIA, from the coding sequence ATGTCAGTAAAGATCACAGACATTTGCATAAGCTGCGGCTCTTGCATAGACGAATGCCCAGTAGAAGCTATCGTTGATGACAGTGACAACCCAACAGGAGAGGACACATACTACGTGTATGCAAACAAATGCGTAGAGTGCGTCGGCTACAACGACGAACCGGCCTGTGCCTCAGCCTGTCCGACCGACGGCTGTATCGTATGGGACAGCGTAGTAGCGGGCCAACCATCTCGTGAACAAATCGGCGCAGACCAACGCTTAGGCACGACAGCCGTCATCGCTTAA
- the ndk gene encoding nucleoside-diphosphate kinase has translation MQRTLSIIKPDAVKKNVVGKIIDRFESNGLRIAAAKKVKLSKCDAKAFYAVHSERPFFNDLVEFMTSGPVVVMVLEGENAVAKNRELMGATNPKEAAAGTIRADFAESIDANAVHGSDSLENAINEINFFFAAREIC, from the coding sequence ATGCAAAGAACACTTTCTATCATCAAACCTGATGCCGTTAAGAAAAATGTCGTCGGAAAAATCATAGATAGATTTGAAAGCAACGGGCTAAGGATCGCTGCTGCAAAGAAAGTAAAACTAAGCAAATGCGATGCAAAAGCGTTTTACGCCGTTCATAGCGAGAGACCGTTTTTCAACGATTTAGTCGAGTTCATGACGAGCGGACCAGTCGTGGTCATGGTGCTTGAGGGCGAAAATGCAGTAGCTAAAAACCGCGAGCTAATGGGCGCGACAAATCCTAAAGAAGCTGCCGCTGGCACTATCAGAGCGGACTTTGCAGAGAGTATCGACGCAAATGCAGTCCATGGAAGCGATAGCCTAGAAAACGCTATAAACGAGATAAATTTTTTCTTTGCAGCAAGAGAAATTTGCTGA
- a CDS encoding DUF177 domain-containing protein, with translation MKIAFAKVANKNIDFELKDKNLNFSGILKRLDPKLVECLGKMKGEISYICDRCGCEMTLPVDQDIKLVLSDGVYVDKENELSDTMEFFDGDIDLNEVFKSELEAFKSDYFYCENCRNL, from the coding sequence TTGAAAATAGCGTTTGCGAAAGTCGCAAATAAAAATATTGATTTTGAATTAAAAGATAAAAATTTAAATTTTAGTGGAATTTTAAAGAGGCTTGATCCCAAGCTTGTCGAATGCCTCGGCAAAATGAAAGGCGAAATTTCATATATCTGCGATAGATGCGGATGTGAAATGACGCTACCAGTCGATCAAGACATCAAGCTTGTTTTAAGCGACGGTGTTTATGTCGATAAAGAGAACGAACTTAGCGATACGATGGAATTTTTTGACGGAGATATCGATTTAAACGAAGTTTTTAAAAGTGAATTAGAAGCTTTTAAGAGCGATTATTTTTATTGTGAAAATTGTAGAAATTTATAA
- the rpmF gene encoding 50S ribosomal protein L32, translating into MAVPKRRVSHSRAAKRRTHYKVTLPVPVKDKDGSWKMPHRINKTTGEY; encoded by the coding sequence ATGGCAGTACCAAAGCGAAGAGTGAGTCATTCTCGTGCAGCAAAACGCAGAACACACTACAAAGTTACACTTCCAGTACCCGTAAAAGATAAAGACGGCTCATGGAAAATGCCTCATCGCATAAACAAAACAACCGGTGAATATTAA
- the plsX gene encoding phosphate acyltransferase PlsX, whose translation MIRIAIDAMGGDFGPEPIIAGVIEALKDTKFSAVLVGDSNAIKPLIPEVYLKNITFLEAAEVISMAEGATDALKRKESSIYKAIELLKNKEVDAVVSAGHSGATMSLATLRVGRLKNVARPAIATLMPNSKESTTLVLDVGANVDCRSEHLFQFAVMGEAYAKEILNRKLPRVGLLSNGEESCKGNEVSKEAFELVSRLDSFVGNAEGNQVFDGSVDVIVCDGFIGNILLKTSEGVADAIGKIIKKQVKKSPLAIAGSVLMKKVFRTLKKQVSYDEYGGAPLLGINGCVIISHGKSNSKAIKNAIFQAINFANSNINKVIEEELSHFAR comes from the coding sequence ATGATTCGCATTGCTATTGACGCTATGGGTGGAGACTTCGGCCCCGAGCCTATAATCGCAGGCGTGATAGAAGCGCTAAAAGATACTAAATTTTCGGCCGTCCTCGTCGGAGATAGCAATGCCATAAAACCACTCATACCTGAAGTGTATCTAAAAAATATCACTTTTTTAGAGGCGGCTGAAGTCATTTCTATGGCCGAGGGCGCTACGGACGCTTTAAAACGTAAAGAGAGCAGCATCTATAAAGCGATAGAGCTTTTGAAAAACAAAGAGGTAGATGCAGTCGTTTCCGCAGGACATAGCGGTGCGACAATGAGCCTAGCCACACTAAGAGTCGGCAGACTCAAAAATGTCGCACGTCCTGCTATAGCTACCTTGATGCCAAATTCTAAAGAGTCCACGACTCTTGTTCTTGATGTCGGGGCGAATGTGGATTGTAGGAGCGAACATTTATTTCAGTTTGCAGTGATGGGCGAAGCCTACGCTAAAGAAATTTTAAATCGCAAACTCCCTCGCGTAGGTCTTTTGTCAAACGGTGAAGAGTCCTGCAAAGGCAACGAGGTGAGCAAAGAGGCTTTCGAGCTTGTCTCAAGGCTTGACAGCTTCGTAGGTAATGCCGAGGGGAATCAAGTCTTTGACGGAAGCGTAGATGTCATAGTCTGCGACGGATTTATAGGCAACATCCTTTTAAAAACTAGCGAAGGCGTAGCCGATGCGATAGGCAAGATCATCAAAAAACAGGTCAAAAAATCGCCTCTTGCGATCGCTGGCTCAGTTTTGATGAAAAAGGTCTTTAGAACACTGAAAAAACAAGTCAGCTACGATGAATACGGCGGCGCACCACTACTTGGCATAAACGGCTGTGTCATCATAAGTCACGGCAAAAGCAATTCCAAGGCCATAAAAAATGCGATATTCCAAGCGATAAATTTTGCGAATTCAAACATCAATAAAGTTATCGAAGAAGAACTCTCGCATTTTGCAAGATAA
- a CDS encoding beta-ketoacyl-ACP synthase III translates to MLKASLISIASYVPKKILTNFDLEKMVDTSDEWIVKRTGIKERHIAEGEITSGLGTKAAKLAIKRAGLEKSQIDAIICATMSPDHLCMPSTACKIAANLGLNYGITAFDISAACTGFIYLLQLANSLIKSGAKKNVLIVGAEKLSSVVDYTDRSTCILFGDGAGAAIISASDENEIIDIHTASDGTQSHLLITPGCGSAYPASDETLAKRLNFIHMSGNEVFKIAVQTLTKSVIEILEQNNMTSRDIDFFVPHQANIRIIEAVKQRLDFKDEQCALTIAKYGNTSSASIPMAINDAYESGRIKNGSTLLLDAFGGGFTWGSAILKFGGKNFDQI, encoded by the coding sequence ATGCTAAAAGCTTCGCTGATATCCATAGCTTCATACGTTCCTAAAAAAATTTTAACGAATTTCGATCTTGAAAAGATGGTCGACACAAGCGATGAATGGATCGTAAAACGCACAGGTATAAAAGAGCGCCATATCGCAGAAGGCGAGATAACGAGCGGTCTTGGCACTAAAGCCGCCAAACTAGCCATAAAACGGGCAGGATTAGAAAAGTCCCAAATAGATGCGATCATCTGTGCTACGATGTCACCGGATCATCTTTGTATGCCATCCACCGCTTGTAAGATAGCCGCAAATTTAGGCCTGAACTACGGCATAACGGCATTTGATATAAGTGCGGCCTGCACGGGGTTCATCTATCTTTTACAGCTTGCAAATTCATTGATTAAAAGCGGAGCGAAAAAAAATGTTTTGATCGTGGGGGCCGAGAAGCTTAGCTCGGTAGTCGATTACACCGATAGAAGCACCTGCATACTTTTTGGAGATGGCGCCGGTGCGGCGATCATCAGCGCAAGTGATGAAAACGAGATAATCGATATCCACACCGCAAGCGACGGGACACAGTCGCATCTTTTGATAACTCCTGGCTGTGGCAGCGCATATCCGGCCAGCGATGAAACGCTGGCAAAAAGGCTAAATTTCATACATATGTCCGGCAACGAGGTCTTTAAGATCGCCGTTCAAACACTGACAAAAAGCGTCATCGAAATTTTAGAACAAAACAATATGACAAGCCGCGATATAGACTTTTTCGTGCCTCATCAGGCAAATATCCGTATCATAGAAGCGGTCAAACAACGCCTTGATTTTAAAGACGAGCAGTGCGCATTGACGATAGCAAAATACGGTAACACGAGCTCCGCATCGATACCGATGGCGATAAACGACGCTTATGAAAGCGGTCGCATCAAAAATGGCTCGACCTTACTGCTTGACGCCTTTGGAGGTGGCTTCACCTGGGGCTCGGCTATATTAAAATTCGGTGGCAAAAATTTCGATCAAATTTGA
- a CDS encoding peroxiredoxin, producing the protein MLVTKKAPDFTAAAVLGNNQIVNDFNLYKNIGEKGAVVFFYPMDFTFVCPSEIIAFDKRYDEFKARGIEVIGVSCDNQFSHFAWKETPVNKGGIGKVRFPIVADMTKSIARGFDVLLEDAGVALRGSFLLDKDGTVRHAVINDLPLGRNIDEMIRMVDTMLFTNEHGEVCPAGWHKGDEGMKPSTEGVANYLSHNENKL; encoded by the coding sequence ATGTTAGTAACAAAAAAAGCACCTGATTTCACAGCTGCAGCAGTTTTAGGCAACAATCAAATCGTAAATGATTTCAACCTATATAAAAATATCGGTGAGAAGGGCGCGGTCGTATTTTTCTACCCGATGGACTTCACCTTCGTTTGCCCAAGCGAGATCATCGCGTTTGACAAAAGATATGACGAATTCAAGGCTCGTGGTATCGAAGTAATCGGTGTTTCATGCGACAATCAATTCTCACACTTCGCATGGAAAGAAACTCCGGTAAATAAAGGTGGTATCGGCAAAGTGCGCTTCCCGATAGTTGCCGATATGACAAAATCTATCGCTCGCGGTTTTGATGTGCTTCTTGAGGACGCCGGTGTCGCACTTCGCGGCTCATTTTTGCTAGACAAAGACGGCACTGTCCGCCACGCAGTCATCAACGACCTTCCGCTAGGTAGAAACATCGACGAGATGATCCGTATGGTCGATACGATGCTATTTACGAACGAGCACGGCGAGGTTTGCCCTGCAGGCTGGCACAAAGGTGATGAGGGCATGAAGCCAAGCACCGAGGGCGTAGCCAACTATCTTTCACACAACGAAAACAAACTTTAA
- a CDS encoding PilZ domain-containing protein translates to MEFKGRQELATSCTEIISNFKSDFINDGVNFCKRANLDVSNEQLKAALENIFDSLLLQDPNAQSLYKELENAVKGKCERSDLLNFIFLNLILKFNDCHQNPIHLSYFIYAVERLTDILNHASPKDETSYVAMDQTNSFLFEDPINTFSRMKTAKAKPEFLNLYDGVNIKHEAQILDVQEDSVVFGVDIMQILAMKQEGNGFILPNEYFPKHLKSDISDFSIADKSVTLSNFSRISKMNANLRKFQRVHPNKFTKVLLKNDRAELHGNLYDISDGGLSVLSSESADFKDGEDIEAFFELMIPQTTPQNVHLKLRLITELAYKGYIRYCMQIIGESQIVQEFTSARVQETLDELRARISLYQ, encoded by the coding sequence ATGGAATTCAAAGGACGACAAGAGCTTGCTACAAGCTGCACGGAGATCATCTCAAATTTTAAAAGCGACTTTATAAATGACGGCGTGAATTTTTGCAAAAGGGCAAATTTGGACGTTTCAAACGAGCAACTAAAAGCAGCGCTTGAAAATATATTTGACTCGCTTTTACTGCAAGATCCAAACGCACAGTCACTTTATAAAGAGCTCGAAAATGCGGTCAAAGGGAAGTGTGAACGCAGCGATCTTTTAAATTTCATATTTTTAAATTTGATCTTAAAATTTAACGACTGTCATCAAAACCCCATACACCTAAGCTACTTCATCTACGCCGTAGAACGCCTAACAGACATCCTAAATCACGCCTCGCCAAAGGATGAAACGAGCTATGTAGCGATGGACCAAACGAATTCGTTTTTATTTGAAGATCCTATAAACACATTTTCGCGGATGAAAACAGCCAAAGCAAAGCCTGAATTTCTAAATTTATACGACGGAGTCAATATAAAACACGAGGCGCAAATTTTAGACGTGCAAGAAGACAGTGTAGTCTTTGGCGTAGATATCATGCAGATTTTAGCTATGAAGCAAGAGGGTAACGGCTTCATCCTGCCAAACGAATATTTCCCCAAGCATCTAAAATCGGACATCTCGGACTTTAGCATAGCCGATAAAAGCGTGACACTTTCAAATTTCTCCCGCATATCCAAAATGAACGCGAATCTGCGAAAATTCCAGCGCGTCCATCCGAACAAATTTACAAAAGTCCTACTAAAAAACGATAGAGCCGAGCTTCACGGCAACCTCTACGATATCTCTGACGGCGGGCTTAGCGTGCTTAGCTCCGAGTCAGCGGACTTTAAAGACGGCGAAGACATAGAAGCGTTTTTCGAGCTTATGATACCTCAAACTACGCCACAAAACGTCCATCTAAAGCTACGCCTCATTACCGAGCTGGCATACAAAGGCTACATCAGATACTGCATGCAAATAATCGGCGAGAGTCAAATAGTGCAGGAATTTACGAGTGCACGCGTCCAAGAGACGCTAGACGAGCTGCGAGCGCGCATCAGCCTCTATCAATAA